The following DNA comes from Flammeovirgaceae bacterium.
AATCAATTCTTGTTTTTTCAAAAAAAACAGTCCGCCTACCCCAAACACTTTCCTTTGGTACTCTTTTAATTCCGCTTCTTTTTTTTCGATCCCGGCCTTGCGCTCCTGTCGCATCTCTTCGGTAAGGAGCACCTGCTCGGCTTCAAATGCATTGTACATCCCTTCTATTTCCGTTTGCATCCCCTCAATTTCTTTTTGCCACGCCACCGACAGGCGGTCTATCTCATCCTGTGCCTTTTTGTATTCCGGCATCTTGCCCAGGATAAAATCGGTGTCCACGTAGCCGAACTTCTGTGCACTCGCAAAATTCAGGCCGGAAACAATTAACGCTAAAGTCAACAGGAACGGTCGCATGCTATCTGATTTGCTGGCCAATGGTAAAGTGGAACTGGGCGCCACTCTTTTGGGTGGCCCCTGGCAAAGTATCAAAGCCGTAGGCCCAGTTTACCCCGATAAGCCCAAAGGCTGGCATAAATATTTTGGCCCCAATACCGGCCGATTTATAGATCTGAAACGGATTAAAGTCCAAATAATTGTCCCAGTTGTTGCCCCCCTCCCCAAACAGGAGCACGTAGATGGTGGCCGCCTGGCTCAGCGATATGGGGTACCGCAGTTCCACGCCAAATTTATCGTATACTATCCCCCCTTCAATTTTATTGGCCTGCCGGTTTGCCCCCCGTTGTGCATAAAAAGGCGGGGTGATCAGGTTGTTTTCATAGCCCCTCAGGCCGATGATGTCCTGGCCGAGCACGTAAGAGTTGAAACCGCCCGCCAGGCCGTCACCCCCCAACAAGAACCGCTCGAAAGGGCTCGGGGTGAGCGACTTGTTGTACTGCCCGATAAAACCAAAGTGCGCCTTGGTTTCCAACACCAGGCTGCGCCCGTCCGGTTTGGAACTGCCCAGCAGCTTCAGGTAAAACTTGGAGTCAAACATCCATTTGTGCATTTCAATCCAACGGAATTGCCTGTTGATGTCCTGCAAATAGCCTTCGTCCCTGAGGCGTGACCACGGGGGCGTAAGTGCCGCGCTCAAAGAAATGGTGGACCCCTGCGTGGGGTACATGGGGCTGTCAATGCTGTTCCGCGAAAGCACCGTTTCGAGTTTTATGCTGTAGGTAGTCCCTTCGCTGGGCAATACCGTGGACTGAAAATAATTTCCTTTGTACCGGTACTCGAGGAACGAAAGCGAATTGGTGAGCGAAAAATAATTGTCGGGCCACTCCAACCTCCTGCCAAGGCCTATGGTGACGCCACTTTGTTTTAAGGATACTTTGTCGCTGATCTCAAAGGTAGAGGTGGCCAACCGGGACACGGAGCGGTTGAGCGCTACCGTAAACGAGTTGGGCTTCCTTCCCCCCAGCCAGGGCTCGGTAAACGAAAAACTATAACTCTGATAAGAGGCGCCATTGGCCTGTGCGCTCAGGGACAGCCGCTGCCCGTCCCCGGTGGGCAGGGGCCTCCACTTTTTGAAGTTGGGGACGTTGCGGATGGAAAAATTATTGAAGGTAAGGCCCACCGTTCCCACAAAACCAAAGGCGCCACCCCATCCACCGGAAAGCTGTATCTGGTCGTTCGACTGCTCTTCCAGTTTCCACCCTATGTCCACCGTCCCGTCCGCGGGATTGGGCTGTATGTCTTGCTGTATCTTCTGGGGGTTGAAGAAGCCCATTTGTGAAAGTTGCTGTTGGGTCCTAATGATGTCGGACCTTCTGAACTTTTGGCCGGGCACCGTGCTCAACTCCCTGCGGATAACGTGGTCGCTGGTCCTTTCATTCCCGGTTATCCATACATTCTTAATCGTGGCCTGCTCTCCTTCAAAAATCCTCATTTCAATATCTATGGAGTCGCCCACCACGGCCACTTCAACAGGCGTCACACGGAAGAAAAGGTAGCCGTCATCCATATAAAGGCCGCTGATGTCCGGCCCTTTCGGGTTGAAATTGGTCTTCTTGTCAATAAGTTCTTTGTTGTACACATCCCCTTTCTTGATATCGAGGATACGGTCCAGCACGGCATCGCTGTAGATGTAGTTGCCCGTCCACTCAATGTTCCTAAAGTAGTATTTCCTGCCTTCCTTTACTTTGATCCTGACATCAATGCTATTGTTGGAATGTTTGACAATGGTGTCGCTTATTATTTCGGCATCCCTATATCCCAACGAATTGTAATAGCTGATAAGTTTTAGTTTGTCTTCCTCAAATTCATCTTTGATAAACTTTGAAGTGGCAAACACGTTCAGTTTAATGTTGTCGTTGACAAAGCCCTTGATGTCCCTCCAGGAAAGTTGCCTCACCGAATCGGCCTCCCTGGCCAACGGTTTGGGCCTGACGCCCAGCAAGGCCCCCAGGAGGGTACGGTGCAGCGTAATGCGCGCATGCTCCTTTGTTTTCTTTAGCTTCTTCTTCAGTTTAGAGGAAGGAATCTCCTTGTTCCCTTCAAATACCACATCATGTATCCGCACTTTGGCATTGAGGTTAACGTCAATCCTGATTTTCACCCCGCCCCTGTTGAGGGTGTCCGCCACCTGTACGGCCCTCACCTCGGTGTTGAGGAAGCCCTTCTTGGAAAAGAATTTCTTAACGGACAGCTCCGTGTTGCGGATCATGGCATCGTTCACGATTTTCCCCCTTATCAGGGTAAGCTCTTCCTTGAGGGCGGATTCACGCGACCGGCTGATCCCGGTAAAATAAAAATCAATAAGCCGGGGCCGCTCTGTCAACACAATGGTAAGAAAGACGTTGTCGCCTTCGATTTTGTCCACCAAAATAGAGGCATCGCCCACCAGGCCATGCTTCCACAATTTGCGGATGGCTCCCGCAATCTTTTCCCCCGGGATTTTTACCTTGTCGCCTACCTTCAGCCCGGTAAGGGAGATCATGGCGCTTTTGTCCAGGACGTTCAGTCCCG
Coding sequences within:
- a CDS encoding BamA/TamA family outer membrane protein, giving the protein MRRIFPLVLLFLLLTGLEANAQFRRGRAQEAAPLTENQLNYANPVEYTIGGIEVTGLNVLDKSAMISLTGLKVGDKVKIPGEKIAGAIRKLWKHGLVGDASILVDKIEGDNVFLTIVLTERPRLIDFYFTGISRSRESALKEELTLIRGKIVNDAMIRNTELSVKKFFSKKGFLNTEVRAVQVADTLNRGGVKIRIDVNLNAKVRIHDVVFEGNKEIPSSKLKKKLKKTKEHARITLHRTLLGALLGVRPKPLAREADSVRQLSWRDIKGFVNDNIKLNVFATSKFIKDEFEEDKLKLISYYNSLGYRDAEIISDTIVKHSNNSIDVRIKVKEGRKYYFRNIEWTGNYIYSDAVLDRILDIKKGDVYNKELIDKKTNFNPKGPDISGLYMDDGYLFFRVTPVEVAVVGDSIDIEMRIFEGEQATIKNVWITGNERTSDHVIRRELSTVPGQKFRRSDIIRTQQQLSQMGFFNPQKIQQDIQPNPADGTVDIGWKLEEQSNDQIQLSGGWGGAFGFVGTVGLTFNNFSIRNVPNFKKWRPLPTGDGQRLSLSAQANGASYQSYSFSFTEPWLGGRKPNSFTVALNRSVSRLATSTFEISDKVSLKQSGVTIGLGRRLEWPDNYFSLTNSLSFLEYRYKGNYFQSTVLPSEGTTYSIKLETVLSRNSIDSPMYPTQGSTISLSAALTPPWSRLRDEGYLQDINRQFRWIEMHKWMFDSKFYLKLLGSSKPDGRSLVLETKAHFGFIGQYNKSLTPSPFERFLLGGDGLAGGFNSYVLGQDIIGLRGYENNLITPPFYAQRGANRQANKIEGGIVYDKFGVELRYPISLSQAATIYVLLFGEGGNNWDNYLDFNPFQIYKSAGIGAKIFMPAFGLIGVNWAYGFDTLPGATQKSGAQFHFTIGQQIR
- a CDS encoding OmpH family outer membrane protein, which encodes MRPFLLTLALIVSGLNFASAQKFGYVDTDFILGKMPEYKKAQDEIDRLSVAWQKEIEGMQTEIEGMYNAFEAEQVLLTEEMRQERKAGIEKKEAELKEYQRKVFGVGGLFFLKKQELIKPLQDKVFEAVEKVAKSNRLAIIFDKAGELVMIYTDPRHDYTDFVLEELGLGDPIDQIK